In one window of Miscanthus floridulus cultivar M001 chromosome 12, ASM1932011v1, whole genome shotgun sequence DNA:
- the LOC136496373 gene encoding uncharacterized protein: MSGVSNSIAAGLPSYGLYAETRFPSQSYGNFAQKSSYKYLRIRAVQGNDGRRRLVDIIRIIPELSRDYFRSRSRRALFGGISLLGGFYVAQTISLSFGALGVNDVLAAVVCVLLTEYVTKFYYSRPKVTFPIALLNNFKMGFTYGLFIDAFKLAS, from the coding sequence ATGTCAGGTGTTTCAAATTCTATTGCCGCTGGTCTTCCTAGCTATGGGCTATATGCAGAGACAAGGTTTCCCTCACAGAGCTATGGGAACTTCGCACAGAAATCCTCTTACAAGTATCTCAGAATCCGTGCAGTGCAGGGAAATGATGGGCGTCGAAGGCTGGTTGACATAATCCGAATCATTCCAGAACTCTCAAGGGACTATTTTAGAAGCCGGTCGCGGCGAGCTCTTTTTGGTGGCATCTCGCTGCTTGGCGGCTTTTACGTTGCACAGACAATCTCACTCTCTTTCGGTGCATTGGGTGTGAATGATGTTCTAGCGGCAGTTGTTTGTGTCCTGCTGACTGAGTATGTGACAAAGTTCTATTACAGCCGGCCTAAGGTTACCTTCCCTATTGCTCTCCTCAACAACTTCAAGATGGGTTTCACATATGGCCTGTTTATTGACGCCTTCAAGCTTGCTAGCTGA
- the LOC136496371 gene encoding pentatricopeptide repeat-containing protein At1g06710, mitochondrial-like — protein MISRRAAATAALRASLRRACSSSSHAADPDDQLLGLVEAPEPQRGSRLSSKDFAFLQEPTAALHAAALPPPEAVLISKAIRAYAADFDGEAERFLRRHRDFLNDAVVVAVLRSVRTPELCVRFFLWAERQVGYSHTGACYNALAEVLHFDDRARTTERLLREIGEDDREVLGRLLNVIVRKCCRHGAWDKALEELGRLKDFGYRPSGATYNALVQVLATAGQMDMGFRVQKEMSESGFCMDKFTVGCFAQALCNKGRWSDALVMIEREDFKLDTVLCTQMISGLMEASLFNEAISFLHRMRCNSCIPNVVTYRTLLTGFLKKKQLGWCKRIINMMMKEGCNPNPSLFNSLVHSYCNARDYPYAYKLLKRMADCGCPPGYVVYNIFIGSICGGEELPSPDLLALAEKVYEEMLTSSCVLNKVNTANFARCLCGMGKFDMAFQIIKVMMRKGFVPDTSTYSKVITFLCEAMKVEKAFLLFQEMKSVGVNPDVYTYTILIDSFCKAGLIEQARSWFDEMRSIGCSPNVVTYTALLHAYLKAKQLPQASDIFNRMIDAGCPPNTITYSALIDGLCKAGESQKACEVYTKLIGTSDNVGSDFYFEGEHTDSIAPNVVTYGALIDGLCKAHKVVDARELLDAMLSNGCEPNHIIYDALIDGFCKVGKIDNAQEVFLRMSKCGYLPTVHTYTSLIDAMFKDRRLDLAMKVLSQMVESSCTPNVVTYTAMIDGLCKIGECQKALKLLSMMEKKGCNPNVVTYTSLIDGLGKSGKVDLSLQLFTQMSTQGCAPNYVTYRVLINHCCAAGLLDEAHSLLSEMKQTYWPKHLQGYCSVVQGFSKKFIASLGLLEELESHGTVPIGPVYGLLIDNFSKAGRLEKALDLHKEMMEVSSSLNITSKDTYTSLIQALCLASQLEKAFELYSEITRKGVVPELSVFICLIKGLIKVNKWNEALQLCYSICDEGVNWQSNNSFDGG, from the exons ATGATTAGCCGCCGCGCGGCGGCCACGGCAGCCCTACGCGCCTCTCTGCGGCGTGCCTGCTCTTCCTCCTCCCACGCCGCCGACCCCGACGACCAACTGCTTGGTCTCGTGGAAGCCCCCGAGCCGCAGCGCGGATCCCGTCTCTCATCCAAGGACTTCGCCTTTCTTCAGGAGCCCACCGCTGCCCTCCACGCCGCGGCCCTCCCGCCGCCGGAGGCCGTCCTTATATCCAAGGCGATCCGAGCCTACGCCGCCGACTTCGACGGCGAGGCGGAGCGGTTCCTGCGTCGGCACCGGGACTTCCTGAACGACGCTGTGGTTGTGGCGGTGCTCCGGTCGGTGCGCACCCCGGAGCTCTGTGTCAGGTTCTTCCTCTGGGCCGAGCGGCAGGTGGGGTACAGCCACACCGGCGCCTGCTACAACGCGCTGGCGGAGGTATTGCATTTTGATGACCGTGCTAGGACCACCGAGAGGCTGCTGAGGGAGATTGGGGAGGATGACCGTGAGGTGCTCGGCAGATTGCTCAATGTGATTGTACGGAAATGCTGCCGCCATGGAGCGTGGGacaaggcgctggaggagctcgGGAGACTCAAGGATTTTGGGTACAGGCCGTCAGGTGCGACCTATAATGCTCTGGTCCAGGTGCTTGCAACCGCGGGGCAGATGGACATGGGTTTTCGTGTGCAGAAGGAGATGTCAGAGTCGGGGTTCTGCATGGATAAGTTCACAGTTGGGTGCTTTGCACAGGCGCTGTGTAACAAGGGGCGATGGTCTGACGCACTTGTCATGATAGAGAGGGAGGATTTCAAACTTGACACGGTGTTGTGCACCCAGATGATCAGTGGACTGATGGAGGCCTCCCTTTTTAATGAGGCCATTTCATTCCTTCATAGGATGCGATGCAACTCATGCATCCCCAATGTGGTCACATATAGAACACTTCTCACTGGATTTTTGAAAAAGAAGCAGCTTGGCTGGTGCAAGAGGataatcaacatgatgatgaaGGAGGGTTGCAATCCAAACCCCTCCTTGTTTAATTCTCTTGTGCATAGTTATTGCAATGCCAGGGATTATCCATATGCGTATAAACTTTTAAAGAGGATGGCTGATTGTGGTTGCCCTCCCGGCTATGTCGTATACAACATTTTTATTGGAAGCATATGTGGTGGAGAAGAATTGCCAAGCCCTGACTTGTTGGCTTTGGCGGAAAAAGTTTATGAGGAGATGCTGACTTCTAGTTGCGTTCTTAATAAGGTGAACACTGCAAATTTTGCTCGATGCCTTTGTGGTATGGGGAAATTTGATATGGCATTTCAGATCATTAAGGTgatgatgagaaaaggttttgtacCCGACACGAGCACATACTCTAAGGTGATTACCTTTTTATGTGAGGCTATGAAAGTAGAAAAGGCTTTCCTTTTGTTCCAAGAGATGAAGAGTGTCGGTGTTAATCCTGATGTTTATACATACACAATTTTGATTGATAGCTTTTGTAAGGCTGGTCTTATTGAACAGGCGCGGAGCTGGTTTGACGAAATGAGGAGTATTGGCTGCTCCCCAAATGTAGTAACATACACTGCATTGCTTCATGCTTACCTGAAAGCAAAGCAGCTACCTCAGGCTAGTGACATTTTTAACAGAATGATTGATGCTGGCTGTCCTCCCAATACCATTACCTACAGCGCACTAATTGATGGCCTCTGTAAGGCAGGTGAAAGCCAAAAGGCTTGTGAAGTCTACACCAAATTGATAGGAACTTCTGACAATGTAGGATCTGATTTTTACTTTGAAGGCGAGCACACAGACTCCATTGCTCCAAATGTTGTCACATATGGTGCACTCATAGATGGTCTGTGTAAGGCACACAAGGTGGTTGATGCTCGAGAATTGCTAGATGCTATGTTATCGAATGGGTGCGAGCCAAATCACATTATATATGATGCCTTGATTGATGGCTTTTGCAAAGTTGGAAAGATTGACAATGCTCAGGAGGTATTTTTGAGGATGTCTAAGTGTGGCTACTTGCCTACGGTGCATACATACACCTCCTTAATTGATGCGATGTTTAAGGACAGAAGGCTTGATCTAGCCATGAAAGTTCTCTCTCAAATGGTGGAGAGTTCTTGCACTCCTAATGTCGTCACTTACACAGCTATGATTGATGGACTATGCAAAATAGGTGAATGTCAAAAGGCCTTAAAGCTGCTGTCAATGATGGAAAAGAAGGGTTGCAACCCAAATGTTGTGACTTACACTTCTCTAATAGATGGATTGGGAAAATCTGGTAAAGTTGATTTGAGTCTTCAGCTTTTTACACAAATGAGCACACAAGGGTGTGCCCCTAATTATGTTACCTACAGAGTTCTGATAAACCATTGCTGTGCTGCTGGTCTTttggatgaggcacattcactGCTAAGTGAAATGAAGCAGACTTACTGGCCAAAACATTTGCAAGGATACTGCAGTGTAGTTCAAGGTTTTAGCAAGAAGTTCATTGCTTCTCTTGGATTGTTGGAGGAGCTGGAATCACATGGCACGGTGCCAATAGGTCCTGTTTATGGGTTGCTCATTGATAATTTCTCCAAGGCTGGCAGACTGGAGAAAGCCTTGGATTTACACAAAGAGATGATggaagtctcatcatcactaaaCATAACCAGCAAGGATACATACACTTCATTGATCCAGGCACTTTGTTTGGCATCTCAGCTTGAAAAGGCATTTGAATTATACAGTGAAATAACAAGGAAAGGTGTTGTGCCAGAATTAAGTGTCTTTATTTGCCTCATAAAGGGGCTAATCAAAGTAAATAAGTGGAATGAAGCCCTGCAGTTGTGTTACAGCATATGTGATGAG GGTGTGAACTGGCAGAGCAACAACTCTTTTGATGGAGGGTAG
- the LOC136496372 gene encoding protein FLOWERINGUS T-like, whose amino-acid sequence MSRDPLVVGHVVGDILDPFIKTASLKVLYNNKELTNGSELKPSQVANEPRVEISGREMRDLYTLVMVDPDSPSPSNPTKREYLHWLVTDIPESANASYGNEIVSYENPKPTAGIHRFVFVLFRQSVQQTVYAPGWRQNFNTRDFSALYNLGPPVAAVFFNCQRENGCGGRRYIR is encoded by the exons ATGTCAAGGGATCCACTAGTAGTAGGACATGTAGTAGGTGACATTTTGGACCCATTTATTAAAACAGCCTCACTTAAGGTTCTGTATAACAACAAGGAACTGACCAATGGATCTGAGCTCAAGCCATCACAAGTAGCAAATGAACCAAGGGTTGAAATTTCTGGGCGCGAAATGAGGGACCTTTACACTCTG GTGATGGTGGATCCAGACTCCCCAAGTCCAAGTAACCCAACAAAAAGAGAATACCTTCATTG GTTGGTGACAGACATCCCGGAATCAGCAAATGCTAGCTATG GAAATGAAATTGTCAGCTATGAAAACCCAAAGCCAACTGCTGGAATACATCGCTTTGTCTTTGTACTCTTCCGCCAGTCTGTCCAGCAAACCGTTTATGCACCAGGATGGAGACAAAATTTCAACACTAGAGACTTTTCTGCGCTCTATAATCTTGGACCTCCTGTGGCTGCAGTGTTCTTCAATTGTCAAAGGGAGAATGGGTGCGGAGGCAGACGATATATTAGATAA